One stretch of Buteo buteo chromosome Z, bButBut1.hap1.1, whole genome shotgun sequence DNA includes these proteins:
- the SRP19 gene encoding signal recognition particle 19 kDa protein: MAGATTAASPADKERFICIYPAYLNNKKTIAEGRRIPIDKAVENPTSAEIQDVCAAVGFNVLLEKNKMYPREWNRDVQYRGRVRIQLKQDDGNPCLPQFPTRKSVMLYAAETIPKLKTRTQKIGSNDQSLQQGEGGKKGKGKKKK; encoded by the exons atgGCCGGTGCCACCACCGCCGCGTCTCCGGCCGACAAGGAGAG atTCATCTGTATTTATCCAGCATATTTGAATAACAAGAAGACAAtagcagaaggaagaaggatACCTATAGACAAA GCTGTTGAAAATCCTACATCTGCGGAAATCCAAGATGTATGTGCAGCCGTTGGATTCAATGTGCTTTTAgag aaaaataagatgtATCCTAGAGAGTGGAACAGAGATGTTCAGTACAGAGGTAGAGTACGAATCCAACTCAAACAAGATGATGGCAACCCATGTTTACCTCAGTTTCCAACAC GTAAATCGGTGATGCTGTATGCTGCGGAAACCATTcccaaactgaaaacaagaacCCAAAAAATAGGAAGTAACGATCAAAGTCTTCAGCAAGGAGAGGGAGGCAAGAAAggtaaagggaagaaaaagaaatga